One Anopheles marshallii chromosome 3, idAnoMarsDA_429_01, whole genome shotgun sequence genomic region harbors:
- the LOC128714047 gene encoding uncharacterized protein LOC128714047, with amino-acid sequence MVELITSHLVDHLVVYGLQYLLLCFFFLAELAYVKQNVSDGTSRRSAYSMLSVLLVLVTLLAVILAAYRLVDDSVAGLRDGLEATSMVAVLCLQIYSTRRNVDHVYLFTFWTLRLLALSIDVAFDRADAYDVTHLTLAVFWLCLCGVRALRNDALYTSTSATKPREPNLLRSLFFSWLDETYREAHRGSETFHEGKLFGILPDDRRCESLLDRYEKANAHRGYTAVDDGSGPAKGENHRFTIRRLLAPFWRDILLTGLNRFALIVFYFLCPYLLRVLLEENQSRTYQKWIVTALFDASIMIALLNTQYQHATQDIGLRIKSILMGAIYRSILAQASTKNTSSATLTTDTAAFVPFVQDIHMMWSGPLIIVVTFVALWLWVIGASSGAVGLVIMIVVISITRLLAQKISRQEENIRRCKDHRVRLTTSSIEQMQQIKSDLLEEFFEQQIGVHRTEEMRHMRTFVWYDALKHMLSIVTPTVVACVTFLFMYLTGSGSLLTVQSMFVAIALFNITRYPMSVIPNLMTNWKIVNEKLDGINAIVCDGRTDEPTVTMQKSTVKNGTYRGSLEKMQDVVHTFVDQLEDSITQYSAKAEILKFDRAQFSIANRVILRDITMKVRAGTFTGVSGTHGAGKTTLLRAMIGTVRRTAGTATITWNRVSYCPQTPWIHSGTIRSNILFGQEYEQSRYEQVIRACCLEDDLKTFPNYDERVVCEGGHSLSGGQARRVSLARAVYRRADIYLFDDALRSLDPNVSRKVFDNVFHRANGLLADCSCVFISHDPDHLAVADTVLVMSEGTIDKVLTPAEISEQIVHQLAEENEVECEQQPVAAKAANPKRNTKRSRKSETKPNENTRGSVSLELYVNFLRILKPLYCFVVVALEGVTILMDIFITTLLAGWASSAKETNGDLLQSFWVMCVWILSVYLKTVLLQWGGLQLSKFVHSRMLSTILRQPMEFFDRNDSGVIVNRFANDLHIVDAKIITNLRSVLSASFSVLGTLVLFVWKLYSKVMLFVAAFAAAVVLVFGLRRLLSYHLQVARTLKRFEASSRSPIILQYNETLQGIDTIKAYDAEERFHRQFLERIDTHQNYIYHNNSASRWIGIRLEFIGAMVIYFVALLTVSNQSMVGLAFVGIIVSYVLRLIPSLNGLLLASGALEENIISFERVTQYLNLPRETNDETGGDYPITQEEKLPVRGPIEYRDVSLTHSDGSTVLHNVTLTIAAGEKLGIVGRTGSGKSSFIGTLFRFYPQHTSGTILIADVGLKDISLKKLRGELTLVPQSTSLFSGLVQNFIDPWKTHTTDQLNTSLRECELGNVNLGATLQELSVGQRQLLCLVRGLLRKKPIIILDEATSALDENTEDLILKVLHARFHDRTVLMIAHHLNTVRGCDRILWLQYGRVRKIAPLQDYTAEERNELGFRD; translated from the exons ATGGTAGAACTAATCACGTCACATCTG GTGGACCATTTGGTGGTGTACGGGCTGCAGTATCTTCTgctctgtttctttttcctggCTGAGCTGGCGTACGTAAAGCAGAATGTGTCGGATGGAACGTCCAGACGATCCGCTTACAGCATGCTGTCGGTGTTGTTAGTGCTCGTTACACTGCTCGCCGTCATTCTGGCGGCTTACCGCTTGGTCGACGACTCTGTGGCGGGATTGAGAGATGGTTTGGAGGCTACCTCTATG GTAGCCGTGCTCTGCCTGCAGATTTATTCCACCCGCCGTAATGTGGATcacgtttatttgtttaccttttggaCACTACGGTTGCTTGCCCTCTCGATCGACGTCGCGTTCGATCGGGCGGATGCGTACGATGTGACGCATCTTACGCTTGCCGTGTTTTGGCTGTGCCTGTGCGGTGTTAGAGCGCTGCGTAACGATGCACTTTACACCAGCACCAGTGCCACCAAACCGCGCGAGCCGAATCTACTGCGAAGCTTATTCTTTTCCTGGCTGGATGAGACCTACCGGGAAGCGCATCGGGGCAGTGAAACGTTTCACGAGGGCAAGCTGTTTGGCATACTGCCGGACGACCGCCGCTGCGAGTCACTGTTGGACCGGTACGAAAAAGCTAACGCGCACCGTGGCTACACGGCGGTGGACGACGGTAGTGGACCGGCGAAAGGGGAAAACCATCGATTTACCATCCGTCGGCTGCTTGCCCCGTTCTGGCGTGACATCCTACTAACCGGGTTGAATCGGTTTGCATTGATCGTGTTTTACTTCCTCTGCCCGTACCTCTTACG gGTTCTACTTGAAGAAAACCAATCTCGAACGTACCAGAAGTGGATTGTGACGGCACTGTTCGATGCGTCGATTATGATTGCCCTGCTCAACACGCAGTATCAGCACGCCACCCAAGACATAGGGCTGCGCATCAAGTCCATCCTGATGGGTGCCATCTATCGAAGCATTCTTGCTCAAGCTTCCACCAAAAACACATCGAGCGCTACGTTAACGACCGACACGGCTGCTTTTGTGCCGTTCGTGCAGGACATACACATGATGTGGTCCGGGCCGCTGATCATTGTCGTGACATTCGTTGCGCTTTGGTTGTGGGTTATAGGGGCATCAAGCGGTGCCGTAGGTCTGGTTATAATGATAGTCGTGATCTCCATCACCAGACTGCTGGCGCAAAAGATCTCCCGGCAGGAGGAAAACATTAGGCGCTGCAAGGATCACCGTGTGCGGCTAACAACCAGTTCGATCGAGCAGATGCAACAGATCAAGTCCGACCTGTTGGAAGAGTTTTTCGAACAGCAGATCGGGGTGCATCGGACGGAAgagatgcgccatatgcgtacCTTCGTATGGTACGATGCGTTGAAACACATGCTCAGCATCGTCACACCGACGGTCGTTGCTTGCGTCACGTTTCTGTTCATGTATCTCACGGGTAGCGGATCGTTGCTGACCGTACAGTCGATGTTTGTAGCGATCGCACTGTTTAACATAACGCGCTATCCCATGTCGGTGATACCGAACCTAATGACGAACTGGAAGATCGTCAACGAGAAGCTCGACGGTATCAATGCGATAGTGTGCGATGGTCGAACGGACGAACCGACGGTAACGATGCAAAAGAGCACGGTAAAAAATGGAACGTACCGGGGAAGCCTCGAGAAAATGCAAGACGTGGTGCATACGTTCGTCGATCAGCTGGAAGACTCGATCACGCAATACTCGGCAAAGGCCGAGATACTAAAGTTCGATCGGGCACAGTTTTCGATCGCGAACAGAGTGATCCTACGCGACATCACCATGAAGGTGCGGGCGGGCACTTTTACCGGTGTAAGCGGTACTCATGGTGCCGGCAAGACGACACTCTTGCGGGCGATGATCGGGACGGTGCGGAGAACAGCGGGAACAGCCACCATCACGTGGAATCGGGTGTCGTACTGCCCGCAAACACCATGGATCCACAGTGGCACCATCCGGAGTAATATTCTGTTCGGGCAGGAGTACGAGCAGTCGCGTTACGAGCAGGTGATACGTGCCTGCTGTCTGGAAGATGATCTTAAGACATTCCCCAACTATGACGAGCGTGTCGTATGTGAGGGTGGCCACTCACTGTCTGGTGGACAGGCGCGAAGAGTTTCGCTAGCCCGAGCCGTCTATCGACGTGCGGACATTTACCTTTTCGACGATGCACTCCGCTCACTCGATCCGAACGTGTCGCGCAAGGTGTTTGATAATGTGTTTCATCGCGCGAATGGTTTGCTGGCGGACTGTTCCTGTGTGTTTATATCGCACGATCCCGACCATCTTGCCGTAGCCGACACAGTGCTGGTGATGTCCGAAGGTACCATCGATAAGGTACTGACACCAGCCGAAATAAGTGAACAAATTGTTCATCAGCTtgcagaagaaaatgaagtCGAATGTGAGCAGCAACCAGTGGCAGCAAAGGCAGCAAATCCCAAGCGCAATACAAAGCGTTCCAGGAAATCGGAAACAAAGCCCAACGAAAATACCCGAGGTAGTGTGTCACTGGAACTGTACGTAAACTTTCTACGCATACTCAAACCACTGTACTGCTTCGTGGTAGTGGCGCTGGAAGGAGTAACCATCTTGATGGATATCTTTATCACCACTCTGCTGGCAGGATGGGCCTCTAGTGCCAAGGAGACGAACGGAGATTTGCTCCAGAGCTTCTGGGTCATGTGTGTCTGGATATTGTCGGTGTACCTCAAGACAGTGCTGCTTCAATGGGGAGGTTTACAGCTGTCAAAATTCGTCCATTCCCGCATGCTTTCTACTATTCTGCGTCAACCGATGGAGTTTTTCGATCGTAACGATTCCGGCGTGATTGTGAACCGCTTTGCGAACGATCTTCACATAGTCGATGCCAAGATCATCACGAacctgcgctcggtgctgagCGCCTCGTTTAGTGTGCTTGGAACGTTGGTACTGTTTGTCTGGAAGCTGTACAGCAAGGTTATGTTGTTTGTCGCGGCATTTGCGGCTGCCGTCGTGTTAGTTTTCGGTCTGAGGCGTTTATTAAGCTACCATCTGCAGGTGGCACGAACGTTGAAGCGGTTTGAGGCAAGCTCGCGATCACCGATCATACTGCAGTACAATGAAACGCTGCAGGGCATCGATACGATCAAGGCGTACGATGCGGAGGAACGATTCCATCGACAGTTTCTGGAACGGATCGATACGCATCAGAACTACATTTACCACAACAATTCCGCAAGCCGTTGGATAGGCATTCGGCTTGAGTTTATCGGTGCGATGGTCATCTACTTTGTGGCACTGCTTACCGTCAGCAATCAGTCGATGGTTGGGTTGGCTTTCGTTGGCATTATCGTCAGCTACGTGCTGCGTTTGATTCCTTCCCTCAACGGTCTGCTGTTGGCGTCAGGCGCACTGGAGGAGAACATCATATCATTCGAGCGCGTCACACAGTATTTGAATTTGCCACGCGAAACGAATGATGAGACAGGTGGCGATTATCCGATCACGCAAGAGGAAAAACTACCCGTCCGAGGGCCAATTGAGTATCGTGACGTCTCGCTAACGCACTCCGATGGATCGACAGTGCTCCACAACGTTACGCTTACGATTGCGGCTGGAGAAAAGTTGGGTATCGTAGGTCGTACTGGATCTGGGAAATCGAGCTTCATTGGGACATTGTTTCGATTTTACCCGCAGCACACATCCGGAACCATTCTCATCGCTGACGTAGGGTTGAAGGACATATCGCTGAAGAAGTTGCGCGGTGAACTGACACTCGTCCCCCAAAGTACAAGCCTGTTTTCCGGGCTGGTGCAGAACTTCATAGATCCATGGAAGACACATACGACCGACCAGTTAAACACCAGTCTGCGCGAGTGTGAGCTGGGAAATGTCAACCTAGGTGCGACACTGCAGGAACTTTCCGTTGGCCAGCGTCAACTGCTGTGCCTGGTGCGGGGTTTGTTGCGTAAGAAACCGATCATCATACTGGACGAAGCTACCTCAGCGCTCGATGAAAACACGGAAGATCTCATACTGAAGGTGCTGCACGCACGGTTCCATGATCGTACCGTTCTGATGATTGCCCATCATCTGAACACAGTGAGGGGCTGCGATCGTATATTGTGGTTACAGTATGGACGTGTGCGTAAAATTGCCCCGCTGCAGGATTACACGGCGGAAGAGCGGAACGAGCTAGGATTCCGAGATTAG